Proteins encoded together in one Streptomyces sp. NBC_01216 window:
- a CDS encoding sacsin N-terminal ATP-binding-like domain-containing protein, whose amino-acid sequence MESDVSVSVRTTTDGADPFGTARLRRGVLDAWGAGPARFREDANAEEDLALGGYRDRLVVELAQNAADAARRAGVTGRLRLTLHPAGDDVPAVLAAANTGAPLDATGVESLSTLRASAKRENDSGAVGRFGVGFAAVLAVSDEPAVLGRHGGVRWSLAEARELTADAARHSPGLGDEIRRRDGHVPLLRLPLPAEGTAPDGYDTVVVLPLRDSAAVDLAERLLASLDDALLLTLSGLAEVVVETAGGVRTLRRSEHDGYVHIDDSASPSGTHRWRTVSHGGPLDPALLKGRPVEERLRPHWSVTWAVPVDATGAARLPGTAPVVHAPTPTDEPLDLPALLIASLPLDTTRRHPAPGPLTDFLVERAADAYAELLTTWRPVTVGTLDLVPGPLGKGVLDGALRSAILERLPRVAFLAPEAPSEELPALRPVEAEVVEGAGAETVAVLAEVFPTLLPAGLERRVELRTLGIGRVPLTEAIDRLAGVDRPPTWWWRLYDSLAGVDPDRLTGLPVPLAAAEPDGPEGPARTRTTLGPRQVLLPQDRTPAELTRLGLKVAHPDAVHPLLEKLGALPATPRSVLTTPQVRAAVAASMEAGEIWYEDADALDADELAETVLALVRDAELEPGDEPWLGALALPDEDGEPAPAGELVLPGSAFAEVMREGELAFCDAELAERCGEQPLAACGVLAGFVLVRATDLVLDPDEMEPRDGDFAEPDDAGLLDAVDVWCEDVLDRLPDSPVPPVATEIAAVRDLELVDDDAWPQVLAMLARPPLRDALTQPVRVLLPDGTTDTVRPYTAWWLRDHPVLDGRRPAGLRAAGTDPLLAGLYDAADATGFEDEQVLRALGVRTSVSALLDEPGGAAELLARLADPEREVTGAQLHALYSALADLDPDQVTLPDELRAVLDGTLVVVDAAEALVADAPDLLPLAGGLPLLPVSPSRAEDLAELFQVRRLSEAVEAEVTTVGEEHDVPPAVHALLGPATPETYLEHEELRAAGVELDWRRTPDGVIHAATLEGVAAGLAWAAGQWPRRFEVAALIEDPSRTAELARDRWFD is encoded by the coding sequence GTGGAGTCAGACGTGAGCGTCAGCGTCAGGACGACGACCGACGGTGCCGATCCCTTCGGCACCGCCCGGCTGCGGCGGGGCGTACTCGACGCCTGGGGAGCCGGACCCGCCCGGTTCCGCGAGGACGCCAACGCCGAGGAGGATCTGGCGCTCGGCGGCTACCGCGACCGGCTGGTCGTCGAACTCGCCCAGAACGCCGCCGACGCCGCCCGTCGCGCCGGTGTCACCGGACGCCTGCGGCTCACCCTGCACCCGGCCGGCGACGACGTCCCCGCCGTCCTGGCCGCCGCCAACACCGGCGCCCCGCTGGACGCGACCGGCGTCGAGTCGCTGTCCACCCTGCGCGCCTCCGCCAAGCGCGAGAACGACAGCGGCGCCGTCGGCCGCTTCGGCGTCGGCTTCGCCGCCGTCCTCGCCGTCAGCGACGAGCCGGCCGTCCTCGGCCGTCACGGCGGCGTCCGCTGGTCCCTCGCCGAGGCCCGTGAGCTGACCGCCGACGCCGCCCGCCACAGCCCCGGGCTCGGCGACGAGATCCGCCGTCGCGACGGCCATGTGCCACTGCTCCGCCTGCCGCTGCCCGCCGAGGGCACGGCGCCCGACGGCTACGACACCGTCGTCGTCCTCCCGCTGCGCGACTCCGCCGCCGTCGACCTCGCCGAGCGGCTCCTCGCCTCCCTCGACGACGCCCTGCTCCTGACCCTGTCCGGCCTCGCCGAGGTCGTCGTGGAGACGGCCGGCGGCGTCCGCACCCTCCGGCGCTCCGAACACGACGGCTACGTCCACATCGACGACAGCGCGTCCCCGTCCGGCACCCACCGCTGGCGGACCGTCAGTCACGGCGGCCCCCTCGACCCCGCCCTCCTGAAGGGCCGGCCCGTCGAGGAGCGGCTCCGCCCGCACTGGTCCGTGACCTGGGCCGTCCCCGTCGACGCCACCGGGGCCGCGCGGTTGCCCGGCACCGCGCCCGTCGTCCACGCGCCCACCCCCACGGACGAACCGCTGGATCTGCCCGCCCTCCTGATCGCCTCCCTGCCGCTGGACACCACGCGCCGGCACCCCGCCCCCGGACCGCTCACCGACTTCCTGGTGGAGCGGGCGGCCGACGCGTACGCCGAACTCCTCACCACATGGCGGCCGGTGACGGTCGGCACCCTCGATCTGGTACCCGGACCGCTCGGCAAGGGCGTCCTCGACGGGGCGCTGCGGTCGGCGATCCTGGAACGCCTGCCGAGGGTGGCCTTCCTGGCGCCCGAGGCACCCTCCGAGGAACTGCCCGCGCTGCGGCCCGTGGAGGCCGAGGTCGTGGAGGGCGCGGGCGCGGAGACGGTCGCCGTCCTCGCCGAGGTGTTCCCGACGCTGCTGCCCGCCGGCCTGGAGCGGCGCGTGGAACTGCGCACGCTCGGGATCGGCCGGGTGCCGCTGACCGAGGCGATCGACCGGCTCGCCGGGGTGGACCGCCCGCCGACGTGGTGGTGGCGGCTCTACGACTCCCTCGCGGGCGTCGACCCCGACCGGCTCACCGGCCTGCCCGTCCCGCTCGCCGCCGCGGAGCCCGACGGCCCGGAGGGCCCCGCGCGTACCCGCACCACCCTCGGCCCCCGCCAGGTCCTGCTGCCCCAGGACCGCACGCCCGCCGAACTGACCCGTCTCGGCCTGAAGGTCGCCCACCCGGACGCCGTCCACCCGCTCCTGGAGAAGCTCGGCGCGCTGCCCGCCACACCCCGCTCGGTGCTGACGACCCCCCAGGTCAGGGCGGCCGTCGCCGCGTCCATGGAAGCCGGGGAGATCTGGTACGAGGACGCGGACGCCCTCGACGCCGACGAGCTCGCCGAGACCGTGCTCGCGCTCGTCCGGGACGCGGAACTCGAACCGGGCGACGAGCCGTGGCTCGGCGCGCTCGCGCTGCCCGACGAGGACGGCGAGCCCGCGCCGGCCGGTGAACTGGTCCTGCCCGGAAGCGCCTTCGCCGAGGTGATGCGCGAGGGCGAACTCGCCTTCTGCGACGCCGAACTGGCCGAGCGCTGCGGCGAACAGCCGCTCGCCGCCTGTGGGGTGCTCGCCGGCTTCGTCCTCGTCCGGGCCACCGACCTCGTTCTCGACCCCGACGAGATGGAGCCACGGGACGGGGACTTCGCCGAACCCGACGACGCCGGTCTGCTCGACGCCGTCGACGTCTGGTGCGAGGACGTCCTGGACCGGCTGCCCGACTCCCCGGTGCCGCCGGTGGCGACCGAGATCGCCGCCGTACGGGACCTGGAACTCGTCGACGACGACGCCTGGCCCCAGGTCCTCGCGATGCTGGCGCGGCCCCCGCTGCGGGACGCGCTCACCCAGCCGGTCCGGGTGCTCCTCCCGGACGGCACGACCGACACCGTACGGCCGTACACGGCCTGGTGGCTGCGGGACCACCCCGTCCTGGACGGCCGCCGGCCGGCCGGACTACGCGCGGCGGGCACCGATCCGCTGCTCGCCGGGCTCTACGACGCCGCCGACGCGACCGGCTTCGAGGACGAGCAGGTCCTCCGGGCGCTCGGGGTGCGCACCTCGGTGTCCGCGCTCCTCGACGAGCCCGGCGGCGCCGCCGAACTCCTGGCCCGGCTCGCCGATCCGGAACGCGAGGTGACCGGCGCGCAGCTGCACGCCCTCTACAGCGCGCTCGCCGACCTGGACCCGGACCAGGTCACACTGCCCGACGAGCTGCGCGCCGTCCTGGACGGGACGCTGGTGGTGGTCGACGCCGCCGAGGCGCTGGTCGCCGACGCGCCCGACCTCCTCCCGCTCGCGGGCGGCCTGCCCCTGCTGCCCGTCTCCCCATCCCGTGCGGAGGACCTGGCGGAGCTCTTCCAGGTCCGCCGGCTGAGCGAGGCCGTCGAGGCGGAGGTGACCACGGTCGGCGAGGAGCACGACGTCCCGCCCGCGGTCCACGCGCTGCTCGGCCCGGCCACCCCGGAGACGTACCTCGAGCACGAGGAACTCCGGGCGGCCGGCGTCGAACTGGACTGGCGCCGGACCCCGGACGGCGTCATCCACGCCGCCACCCTGGAAGGTGTCGCCGCGGGCCTCGCCTGGGCGGCCGGCCAGTGGCCCCGCCGGTTCGAGGTGGCGGCGCTGATCGAGGACCCGTCGAGGACGGCGGAACTGGCCCGCGACCGCTGGTTCGACTGA
- a CDS encoding DUF3027 domain-containing protein: MSAATTRSRTPRTPDRLCAEAVDLAREAAEEAAAPGNIGDHVGTVAEGDRVVTHFFECREPGYRGWRWAVTVTRASRAKNVTLDETVLLPGADALLAPEWVPWSERLRPGDMGPGDLLPTEQDDLRLEPGYSGEDAPPPNSAVSEDLADHLDAEDAEIVSRTPSRGAIASVAEELGVRRARVLSRYGLHVAADRWDESFGAKTPMAQAAPASCESCGFLVPLGGSLKQAFGVCANEFSPADGRVVSLSYGCGGHSEAAVMPKPTRPAQPVLDSMATDAFPLRPAKDSGSTTAPDGASEDLGHS, encoded by the coding sequence GTGAGTGCTGCGACGACGCGAAGCCGTACCCCGCGTACCCCCGACCGTCTGTGCGCCGAGGCGGTAGACCTCGCCCGCGAGGCCGCCGAGGAGGCGGCCGCCCCCGGGAACATCGGGGATCACGTGGGGACCGTCGCCGAAGGCGACCGGGTCGTCACCCACTTCTTCGAGTGCCGGGAGCCCGGCTACCGGGGCTGGCGCTGGGCCGTCACCGTCACCCGTGCCTCCCGCGCCAAGAACGTCACGCTCGACGAGACCGTCCTGCTGCCCGGTGCCGACGCCCTCCTTGCCCCGGAGTGGGTGCCGTGGAGTGAGCGGCTCCGTCCCGGCGACATGGGTCCGGGCGACCTGCTGCCCACGGAACAGGACGACCTGCGGCTGGAGCCGGGCTACTCGGGCGAGGACGCCCCGCCGCCGAACTCCGCCGTCTCCGAGGACCTGGCGGACCACCTCGACGCCGAGGACGCCGAGATCGTCTCCCGCACGCCGTCCCGCGGCGCGATCGCCTCGGTCGCCGAGGAACTCGGTGTGCGGCGGGCGCGGGTGCTGTCCCGGTACGGCCTGCACGTGGCGGCGGACCGTTGGGACGAGTCCTTCGGCGCGAAGACCCCGATGGCCCAGGCCGCTCCGGCGTCCTGCGAGTCGTGCGGCTTCCTGGTGCCGCTGGGCGGCTCGCTGAAGCAGGCGTTCGGGGTCTGCGCGAACGAGTTCTCCCCGGCGGACGGGCGGGTCGTGTCACTGTCCTACGGCTGCGGAGGCCATTCCGAGGCGGCGGTCATGCCGAAGCCCACGCGCCCGGCGCAGCCGGTCCTCGACTCGATGGCGACGGACGCCTTCCCGCTCCGCCCGGCCAAGGACTCCGGCTCCACGACCGCTCCGGACGGCGCCTCGGAGGACCTGGGCCACTCCTGA
- a CDS encoding MFS transporter, which produces MAAERSSVRSHEPAGPLSRAGRSLGRALHLPFTGTARGIRKATHAHGAGESGLGRLIELHAVNGAGDVMITVALASTVFFSVPTDEARGRVALYLGITMLPFTLLAPVIGPLLDRVPHGRRAAMAGAMLTRAVLALTMSAAVATGGIELYPAALGVLVASKAYGVVRSAVVPRLLPPTFSLVKANSRVTLAGLLATGIAAPIGAGLQQIGPPWPLYGACVLFLLGTYWAFRMPHKVDSAKGERRAHLLTHGEKKPSLRTVGPSVLHGLQANAAQRMLSGFLIFFLAFLLRVHPLPGQSAAVSLAMVAVAAGVGNACGTAVGSLLRERGHGPEVIIATMITIVLTAAICAALFFGGLMVAVLGAVAGLTQALSKLSLDALIQRDVPEVVRTSAFARSETALQMAWVVGGAIGIALPLNGTVGMWVAAGILGLGALLSVRGLLRAARHPGRRQRAL; this is translated from the coding sequence GTGGCAGCCGAACGGTCTTCCGTACGATCCCACGAACCCGCCGGGCCGCTCAGCCGAGCGGGCCGGTCGCTGGGGCGCGCCCTGCACCTGCCCTTCACCGGCACCGCGAGAGGCATCAGGAAGGCGACCCACGCGCACGGCGCGGGCGAGTCGGGCCTGGGCAGGCTGATCGAACTGCACGCCGTGAACGGCGCCGGCGACGTCATGATCACCGTCGCGCTCGCCTCCACGGTCTTCTTCTCCGTACCGACGGACGAGGCGCGCGGGCGGGTCGCCCTCTACCTCGGCATCACCATGCTGCCGTTCACCCTGCTGGCCCCCGTGATCGGCCCGCTGCTGGACCGCGTCCCGCACGGCCGGCGCGCGGCGATGGCCGGCGCGATGCTGACCCGGGCCGTCCTGGCGCTCACGATGTCGGCGGCGGTGGCGACCGGCGGCATCGAGCTGTACCCGGCGGCGCTCGGCGTCCTGGTGGCCTCGAAGGCGTACGGCGTGGTCCGCAGCGCCGTCGTGCCCCGGCTGCTGCCCCCGACCTTCTCCCTCGTCAAGGCGAACTCCCGCGTCACCCTCGCGGGTCTGCTCGCCACCGGGATCGCCGCGCCGATCGGGGCGGGGCTCCAGCAGATCGGGCCCCCGTGGCCGTTGTACGGGGCGTGCGTGCTGTTCCTGCTGGGCACGTACTGGGCGTTCCGGATGCCGCACAAGGTCGACTCGGCGAAGGGCGAGCGGCGCGCGCACCTGCTGACCCACGGCGAGAAGAAACCCAGCCTGCGGACGGTCGGCCCGTCCGTCCTGCACGGGCTCCAGGCCAACGCCGCACAGCGGATGCTCTCCGGCTTCCTGATCTTCTTCCTCGCCTTCCTGCTGCGGGTGCACCCGCTGCCAGGCCAGAGCGCGGCGGTGTCGCTGGCGATGGTCGCGGTGGCGGCCGGGGTCGGCAACGCCTGCGGCACCGCGGTCGGGTCGCTGCTGCGCGAGCGCGGCCACGGACCGGAGGTGATCATCGCCACGATGATCACGATCGTGCTGACCGCGGCGATCTGCGCGGCGCTGTTCTTCGGCGGGCTGATGGTGGCGGTGCTCGGGGCGGTCGCGGGGCTGACCCAGGCGCTGTCGAAGCTGTCCCTGGACGCGCTGATCCAGCGGGACGTCCCGGAGGTGGTGCGGACGTCCGCCTTCGCCCGTTCGGAGACCGCGCTGCAGATGGCCTGGGTGGTGGGCGGCGCGATCGGCATCGCGCTGCCGCTGAACGGAACGGTGGGCATGTGGGTCGCGGCCGGAATCCTGGGCCTCGGTGCCCTGCTGTCGGTCCGCGGCCTGCTGAGGGCGGCCCGGCATCCCGGGCGGCGGCAGCGCGCGCTCTGA
- a CDS encoding DUF2771 domain-containing protein has translation MTVAFFTGSRRRAAVALGAVSAGLLVLSACDKPTPIATLTVGTESVHSGAACYNNGDAIKESQFQKCLNKKAEKTITVSADDKIRFGVDPEIADNGWTIFLGGQAAEPEPYKKTYRSIPASAFFAAQTGEATDQTQVTIVETDGKKLTGVWHFDLKKDS, from the coding sequence ATGACCGTTGCGTTCTTCACCGGCTCGCGCCGCCGGGCCGCCGTCGCCCTCGGGGCCGTCTCCGCCGGGCTCCTCGTCCTCTCCGCCTGCGACAAGCCGACCCCGATCGCGACCCTGACGGTCGGGACCGAGTCGGTGCACTCCGGGGCCGCCTGCTACAACAACGGCGACGCCATCAAGGAGTCGCAGTTCCAGAAGTGCCTGAACAAGAAGGCCGAGAAGACCATCACGGTCTCCGCGGACGACAAGATCCGCTTCGGTGTGGATCCCGAGATCGCCGACAACGGCTGGACCATCTTCCTCGGTGGCCAGGCAGCCGAGCCGGAGCCGTACAAGAAGACGTACCGGTCCATTCCGGCCAGCGCGTTCTTCGCCGCCCAGACGGGCGAGGCCACCGACCAGACCCAGGTCACCATCGTCGAGACCGACGGCAAGAAGCTGACCGGTGTCTGGCACTTCGACCTGAAGAAGGACTCCTGA
- a CDS encoding futalosine hydrolase encodes MTFRTLIVTAVAAEADSVARGLPFHGPGSGEVPLPGGFALRRHVAVPEPDPTAVSGEAPARPRSGALADVLVGGVGPAAVAAATATALAVATAPYDLVVSAGIAGGFPSLAPLGSVVVADSLVAADLGAQTPDGFLDVEALGFGRSTHHAPAALTRRVSAALAEGGQRHTVGPVLTVSTVTGTAARAAELTRRHPGAAAEAMEGFGVAEAATAYGVPVVELRAVSNAVGPRDRAAWRIGEALDALRNAFQLLSHSVLVEPAP; translated from the coding sequence GTGACCTTCCGGACCCTGATCGTGACGGCCGTGGCGGCGGAGGCCGACTCCGTCGCCCGCGGCCTTCCCTTCCACGGTCCGGGCTCGGGCGAGGTCCCGCTCCCGGGCGGCTTCGCCCTGCGCCGTCACGTCGCCGTTCCGGAGCCGGACCCGACGGCGGTCTCCGGCGAAGCCCCGGCCCGCCCGCGCTCCGGCGCCCTGGCCGACGTCCTCGTCGGCGGGGTCGGCCCCGCGGCCGTCGCCGCGGCCACGGCCACCGCGCTCGCCGTGGCCACCGCCCCGTACGACCTGGTCGTCTCCGCCGGGATCGCCGGCGGTTTCCCGTCGCTGGCCCCCCTCGGGTCCGTCGTCGTGGCGGACTCCCTCGTCGCCGCCGACCTCGGGGCACAGACGCCCGACGGCTTTCTCGACGTCGAGGCGCTCGGCTTCGGCCGCTCCACGCACCACGCTCCCGCCGCGCTGACGCGGCGCGTCTCCGCCGCGCTCGCCGAGGGCGGGCAGCGCCACACCGTCGGGCCCGTCCTGACCGTCTCCACCGTGACCGGCACCGCCGCACGTGCCGCGGAACTGACCCGGCGCCACCCGGGCGCCGCCGCCGAGGCGATGGAGGGCTTCGGCGTCGCCGAGGCCGCCACCGCGTACGGCGTGCCCGTCGTCGAGCTCCGCGCGGTCTCCAACGCCGTCGGGCCCCGTGACCGCGCCGCCTGGCGGATCGGCGAGGCCCTGGACGCGCTGCGGAACGCCTTCCAACTGCTCAGCCACTCCGTCCTCGTGGAGCCCGCCCCATGA
- a CDS encoding 1,4-dihydroxy-6-naphthoate synthase, whose translation MTSALRIAYSPCPNDTFVFDAWAHGRVPDAPRLDVTFADIDRTNGWAESGPSTCGYDVLKVSYAVLPWVLDEYALLPCGGALGRGCGPLVLTREPMAPGALAGRTVAVPSERSTAYLLFRLWAAAVVPRDVGRIVVLPFHEIMPAVRDGKVDAGLVIHEARFTYQDYGLHALADMGAHWEDTTGLPIPLGAIIARRSLGADELRRLADAARTSVRMAWDDPAVSRPYVREHAQEMDPKVADQHIGLYVNEFTADLGESGYAAVRGLLTRAAAEGLVPPLGPDALAFPG comes from the coding sequence ATGACGTCCGCACTCAGGATCGCCTACTCGCCCTGCCCGAACGACACGTTCGTCTTCGACGCCTGGGCGCACGGCCGGGTCCCGGACGCGCCCCGGCTCGACGTGACCTTCGCGGACATCGACCGGACCAACGGATGGGCCGAGAGCGGCCCGTCCACGTGCGGGTACGACGTCCTGAAGGTGTCCTACGCCGTGCTGCCGTGGGTCCTCGACGAGTACGCGCTGCTGCCCTGTGGCGGCGCTCTGGGCCGAGGATGCGGCCCGCTCGTCCTCACCCGCGAGCCGATGGCGCCCGGGGCGCTGGCGGGCCGGACCGTGGCGGTGCCGAGCGAGCGTTCGACGGCGTACCTGTTGTTCCGGCTGTGGGCGGCGGCCGTCGTCCCGCGGGACGTCGGCCGGATCGTGGTACTCCCCTTCCACGAGATCATGCCGGCGGTGCGCGACGGGAAGGTCGACGCGGGCCTGGTCATCCACGAGGCCCGGTTCACCTACCAGGACTACGGTCTGCACGCGCTGGCCGACATGGGGGCGCACTGGGAGGACACCACCGGGCTGCCGATCCCGCTCGGTGCGATCATCGCGCGTCGCTCGCTGGGCGCGGACGAGCTGCGGCGGCTGGCGGACGCCGCCCGCACATCGGTACGGATGGCCTGGGACGATCCGGCCGTCTCACGCCCGTACGTACGGGAGCACGCCCAGGAGATGGACCCGAAGGTGGCCGATCAGCACATCGGGCTCTACGTCAACGAGTTCACCGCGGACCTGGGCGAGAGCGGATACGCGGCGGTCCGCGGGCTGCTCACCCGGGCCGCGGCCGAGGGGCTGGTACCGCCCCTCGGCCCGGACGCGCTGGCGTTCCCCGGCTGA
- a CDS encoding cold-shock protein yields MPTGKVKWFNSEKGFGFLSRDDGGDVFVHSSVLPAGVDALKPGQRVEFGVVAGQRGDQALSVTVLDPTPSVAAAQRRKPDELASIVQDLTTLLENITPTLERGRYPDKAHGAKIAGLLRAVADQLDV; encoded by the coding sequence TTGCCTACCGGCAAGGTCAAGTGGTTCAACAGCGAGAAGGGCTTCGGCTTCCTCTCCCGTGACGACGGCGGCGACGTCTTCGTGCACTCGTCGGTCCTGCCCGCCGGAGTCGACGCCCTCAAGCCGGGACAGCGCGTCGAGTTCGGGGTCGTCGCCGGACAGCGCGGTGACCAGGCCCTCTCCGTGACGGTGCTCGACCCGACGCCCTCCGTGGCCGCGGCACAGCGACGCAAGCCGGACGAGCTGGCGTCCATCGTCCAGGACCTGACGACGCTCCTGGAGAACATCACGCCGACGCTGGAACGGGGCCGCTACCCCGACAAGGCCCACGGCGCGAAGATCGCGGGTCTGCTGCGGGCGGTCGCCGACCAGCTCGACGTCTGA
- a CDS encoding HAD family hydrolase, with amino-acid sequence MTPLTVGFDLDMTLIDSRPGIKAAFQEYSARTGVPIDADLVVSRLGPPLEHELAHWFPESEIAARTAEYRALYPLYAIEPSLALPGARDAIQAVRAAGGRAIVVTAKNGPHAALHLTHLGMEPDAVIGGLWAEGKAEALRAYGARVYVGDHTGDVRGAVTAGALSVGVATGPCDADELRGAGADIVLGDLTEFGAWWDGFLAGQAEDRSAV; translated from the coding sequence ATGACTCCTCTCACCGTCGGTTTCGACCTCGACATGACCCTGATCGACTCCCGTCCCGGCATCAAGGCCGCGTTCCAGGAGTACTCCGCCCGCACGGGTGTGCCGATCGACGCCGATCTCGTCGTGTCCCGGCTCGGGCCGCCGCTCGAGCACGAGCTGGCGCACTGGTTCCCCGAGAGCGAGATAGCGGCGCGGACCGCCGAGTACCGCGCGCTCTACCCCCTGTACGCGATCGAGCCGTCCCTGGCCCTGCCCGGCGCCAGGGATGCGATTCAAGCCGTTCGTGCGGCGGGCGGGCGGGCGATCGTGGTGACCGCGAAGAACGGGCCGCACGCCGCACTGCACCTCACCCACCTCGGCATGGAGCCGGACGCCGTCATCGGCGGACTCTGGGCCGAGGGCAAGGCGGAGGCGCTGCGCGCGTACGGCGCGCGGGTCTACGTCGGCGACCACACCGGCGACGTGCGGGGCGCCGTGACGGCGGGCGCCCTTTCGGTCGGCGTCGCCACGGGTCCGTGCGACGCCGACGAACTGCGGGGCGCCGGGGCCGACATCGTCCTCGGTGATCTGACGGAGTTCGGTGCCTGGTGGGACGGGTTCCTGGCCGGTCAGGCCGAGGACCGGTCCGCGGTCTGA